One Phoenix dactylifera cultivar Barhee BC4 unplaced genomic scaffold, palm_55x_up_171113_PBpolish2nd_filt_p 001201F, whole genome shotgun sequence genomic window carries:
- the LOC120108160 gene encoding uncharacterized protein LOC120108160 codes for MVTKSEILYVRFQKRAAELSGEPTEPRKKAKVSATTAVETGAPRPAHSEAGRREGAGSRGAGSSGATAALPCPAPILQIPGRQEAPTADQGGSSAGLALARPASVVRQSDRPPVRPQPSSSEPGSSQGAAGSAPPRSAEVGLPDPSGSRERVPYAPVWSVFEGDSALDNPQVAREVFRVALLPADQAKIRSMNYGTFMDSTLCSAVRHLHETETLMHIVQDYRERARRHQQGHEEAEARCLASEAERQALQARVGAAEDEVRALTAELEEEKGAHTLARSEVRAVEARLAEAELALATREQEVGNARLKTLELELEVKNHERKAAYHEAREQAQDAVRLFRESEEFRDLLEEEGVNGLIQGFKDFRNQLRRLLPDFDLNLLKPGAGVERSEAEAEAPGADQEGLAEAAEAVPEVTEMASEAVPGAAEEEALIAEPVIPEVAEPET; via the exons atggtgaccaagagcgagaTTTTATACGTCCGGTTCCAAAAGagggcggccgagctctcgggagAGCCGACCGAGCCGAGAAAGAAGGCGAAGGTCTCGGCGACCACAGCGGTCGAGACGGGCGCTCCTCGCCCTGCGCACTCCGAAGCTGGTCGGAGGGAGGGCGCGGGTTCTAGGGGCGCGGGTTCTAGTGGAGCTACGGCGGCGCTCCCGTGCCCGGCGCCAATTTTACAGATTCCTGGTCGTCAGGAAGCCCCAACTGCCGACCAGGGAGGGAGTTCGGCGGGTCTGGCGCTTGCGCGCCCCGCCTCGGTTGtgcggcagtcagatcggccgccTGTCCGACCCCAGCCCTCCAGTTCCGAGCCGGGGAGCAGCCAAGGAGCTGCGGGGTCGGCTCCGCCCAGGTCAGCCGAAGTCGGCCTTCCGGACCCGTCGGGCTCACGGGAGCGGGTGCCTTACGCTCCCGTCTGGTCGGTCttcgagggcgattcggccctcGATAATCCccaagtggcgcgcgaagtatTCCGGGTCGCGCTACTtccggccgaccaggccaaaaTACGGTCCATGAACTACGGCACCTTCATGGACTCCACTCTTTGCTCTGCCGTCCGG CATCTGCACGAGACGGAGACGCTGATGCACATCGTGCAAGACTACCGGGAGCGAGCCCGGAGGCATCAGCAGGGGCACGAGGAGGCCGAGGCAAGGTGCCTGGCGTCCGAGGCCGAGCGCCAGGCGCTCCAAGCAAGGGTGGGAGCGGCCGAGGACGAGGttcgagctctgaccgccgagctcgaagaggagaagggcgcgcacacgTTGGCGAGATCTGAAGTGCGCGCCGTGGAGGCTCGTTTGGCCGAGGCCGAGCTGGCGCTGGCCACCCGCGAGCAAGAGGTGGGGAACGCCCGCCTCAAAACCTTGGAGCTCGAGCTGGAAGTAAAAAACCACGAGCGGAAAGCCGCgtaccacgaggctcgggagcaggccCAAGATGCGGTTAGgctcttccgcgagtcggaggagtttcgtGACCTTCTGGAAGAGGAAGGCGTGAACGGGCTGATTCAAggcttcaaggacttccgcaACCAACTGCGGCGGCTCCTTCCGGACTTTGACCTGAACCTGCTTaaaccgggagcaggggtcgaaaggtcggaggcggaggcagaagcTCCGGGGGCCGACCAGGAAGGTCTGGCCGAGGCGGCCGAGGCTGTCCCCGAGGTCACCgagatggcctccgaggctgttCCTGGCGCTGCCGAGGAAGAGGCTTTGATCGCAGAGCCGGTCATTCCTGAAGTCGCTGAGCCCGAGACttag